A single Musa acuminata AAA Group cultivar baxijiao chromosome BXJ2-1, Cavendish_Baxijiao_AAA, whole genome shotgun sequence DNA region contains:
- the LOC135583615 gene encoding protein DELETION OF SUV3 SUPPRESSOR 1(I)-like, protein MATETKPVAAEDPKVDLFEDDDEFEEFEFGEEWDDKEEGKETVQQWEDDWDDDDVNDDFSVQLKKELESSSEKS, encoded by the exons ATGGCGACGGAGACCAAACCTGTGGCGGCAGAGGACCCGAAGGTCGACCTCTTCGAGGATGACGATGAGTTCGAAGAGTTCGAGTTTGGGGAAG AATGGGATGACAAGGAAGAAGGCAAAGAAACAGTGCAGCAGTGGGAGGATGATTgggatgatgatgatgtcaatgatGACTTCTCTGTGCAACTCAAGAAGGAGCTCGAAAGCAGTTCAGAGAAGAGTTGA
- the LOC135598470 gene encoding protein translation factor SUI1 homolog, with amino-acid sequence MSDLDVQLPTAFDPFAEANADDSGVGAKEYVHVRVQQRNGRKCLTTVQGLKKEFSYNKILKDLKKEFCCNGTVVQDPELGQVIQLQGDQRKNVSSFLVQAGIVKKEHIKIHGF; translated from the exons ATGTCTGATCTGGACGTGCAGCTCCCTACTGCTTTTG ATCCTTTTGCTGAGGCGAATGCTGACGATTCAGGTGTTGGTGCAAAGGAGTATGTGCACGTCCGTGTACAGCAGCGGAATGGCAGGAAGTGTCTAACCACTGTGCAGGGATTAAAGAAAGAGTTCAGCTACAACAAGATCCTGAAGGACCTTAAGAAAGAGTTCTGCTGTAATGGAACCGTTGTCCAGGACCCAGAGCTAGGCCAG GTGATTCAGCTCCAAGGTGATCAGCGGAAGAATGTTTCTTCCTTTTTAGTTCAG GCTGGTATTGTGAAGAAAGAACACATCAAGATCCATGGTTTCTAG